One stretch of Meiothermus cerbereus DSM 11376 DNA includes these proteins:
- a CDS encoding AMP-binding protein, with product MSEPIWFPSDAYKHGSHIEALLKHLNLGSYEALYDFSIQQPEAFWEATLKLLGIEWFSPYRQMLDIAQGPQWPRWFVGGQLNLAHNALHHARTRPADPALLWEGEDGAVVRLSYGELEAAVAQAAHALKSLGLQKGDRVGLFLPMLPETAISALAVAQVGAIIVPIFSGYAAEAAATRLQDAEARLLITADGFYRRGGRVGLLDNARSAAALSPSVEKLLVVRRFGDVALAQNELAWDQIVLAQPTAAPYEPMDSMDPFMLIYTSGTTGKPKGTVHYHAGFPIKAAQDMAHLFDLRPHETLFWFTDMGWMMGPWAILGSLTIGGTVLLYEGAPDYPDAGRLWAICERHRVTHLGLSPTLVRALMPLGDEFVRRHDLSSLRMLGSTGEPWNLEPYLWFFKTVGQGRIPIINYSGGTEIGGGILGCTAWRPIKPMGFNTAVPGMHAEVLDSTGQPVRDEVGELAVLAPWPGQTKGFWKAPERYLEAYWSRFENIWVHGDWAILDREGHWVIQGRSDDTLKIAGKRVGPAEYESAAVEHPAVKEAAAIGIPHPVKGEAAVVFVVLRSGQAPSPELEQAIAETIAHRLGKALKPERILFVPDLPKTRNAKVMRRVIRAAFLGQNPGDLSALENPQAVEAIQQIAR from the coding sequence ATGAGCGAACCCATCTGGTTTCCATCCGACGCGTACAAGCACGGCAGCCATATTGAAGCCCTGCTCAAGCACCTGAACCTGGGTAGCTATGAAGCGCTTTATGACTTTAGCATCCAGCAGCCCGAGGCTTTTTGGGAAGCCACCCTGAAGCTTTTGGGCATTGAGTGGTTTAGCCCTTATCGGCAGATGCTGGACATCGCCCAGGGGCCGCAGTGGCCCCGCTGGTTTGTGGGGGGGCAGCTCAATTTAGCCCACAACGCCCTGCACCATGCCAGAACCCGGCCAGCCGACCCTGCCCTTCTGTGGGAAGGTGAGGACGGGGCAGTGGTACGGCTAAGCTATGGCGAGCTCGAGGCCGCCGTGGCCCAGGCTGCCCATGCGCTTAAGTCGTTGGGGTTGCAGAAAGGCGACCGGGTGGGCCTTTTTTTGCCCATGCTGCCCGAGACCGCCATTAGCGCTTTGGCGGTGGCCCAGGTCGGGGCAATTATCGTTCCCATCTTCTCGGGCTACGCCGCCGAGGCCGCCGCTACCCGGCTGCAGGATGCCGAGGCCAGACTGCTCATCACCGCCGATGGCTTTTATCGCCGGGGTGGTCGGGTGGGCCTGCTGGACAACGCCCGCAGCGCAGCCGCCCTATCGCCCAGCGTAGAGAAGCTCCTGGTGGTGCGCCGCTTTGGGGACGTGGCCCTGGCCCAAAACGAGCTGGCCTGGGATCAGATCGTTTTAGCCCAGCCTACAGCCGCACCTTACGAGCCTATGGACAGCATGGATCCCTTCATGCTGATCTACACCTCCGGCACCACCGGCAAACCCAAGGGCACCGTGCACTACCACGCCGGCTTTCCCATTAAAGCCGCACAGGATATGGCCCACCTGTTTGATCTGCGCCCACACGAAACCTTGTTCTGGTTTACCGATATGGGCTGGATGATGGGGCCCTGGGCGATTCTGGGCAGCCTGACCATTGGCGGTACGGTGCTGCTCTATGAAGGGGCCCCCGACTACCCCGATGCAGGCCGGCTGTGGGCCATCTGCGAGCGGCACCGGGTTACCCACCTGGGCCTCTCCCCTACCCTGGTGCGGGCTTTGATGCCCCTGGGGGACGAATTTGTTCGCAGGCACGACCTATCCAGCCTGCGTATGCTGGGCTCCACCGGCGAGCCGTGGAACCTGGAGCCCTATCTCTGGTTCTTCAAAACTGTGGGGCAGGGCCGTATCCCCATCATCAACTACTCGGGCGGCACCGAGATCGGCGGCGGCATCCTGGGCTGTACGGCCTGGCGGCCCATCAAGCCCATGGGCTTCAACACCGCCGTACCGGGCATGCACGCCGAGGTACTCGACAGCACGGGCCAGCCGGTACGGGACGAGGTGGGTGAGCTGGCCGTGCTGGCCCCCTGGCCGGGCCAGACCAAAGGTTTCTGGAAAGCCCCCGAGCGCTACCTGGAGGCCTACTGGAGCCGCTTCGAAAACATCTGGGTACACGGCGACTGGGCCATTTTGGATCGGGAAGGCCACTGGGTCATCCAGGGCCGCAGCGACGACACCCTCAAGATTGCCGGCAAACGGGTAGGGCCTGCCGAGTACGAAAGCGCCGCGGTGGAGCACCCCGCCGTAAAAGAAGCCGCGGCCATCGGCATTCCCCACCCGGTAAAGGGCGAGGCCGCAGTGGTGTTTGTGGTCTTGCGAAGCGGGCAGGCCCCCAGCCCCGAGCTCGAGCAAGCCATCGCTGAGACCATCGCACACCGCCTGGGCAAGGCCCTCAAACCCGAACGCATACTGTTCGTGCCCGACCTGCCCAAAACCCGCAACGCCAAGGTGATGCGCCGGGTGATCCGCGCGGCTTTTCTGGGCCAGAACCCTGGCGACTTATCGGCCCTCGAGAACCCCCAGGCGGTAGAGGC